Within Acomys russatus chromosome 7, mAcoRus1.1, whole genome shotgun sequence, the genomic segment TGTGGCCATCTCCAACCCTCTTAGATATGCTACTATTTTAACTGATTCCAGAATAGCTCAAATTGGAGTGGCAATTGTTACCCGGGGTACGTTGATACTGACTCCTATGGTTGTCCTTCTTAGGCAATTGCCATCAGAGGGACTGTAATGCTGACACCAATGGTTGCACTTCTTAAAAGATTGTCCTACTGCAGCAGCCATATGCTCCACCACTCCTACTGCTTCCACCCCGATGTCATGAAGCTCTCACGCACAGACACCAGGATCAACAGTGCCGTTGGGCTCACTGCCCTGATCTCCACTGCTGGAGTCGACTCTGTCCCCATCCTCCTTTTCTATGTCCTGATCATTAGGACTGTCCTCAGCATTGCTTTcccagaagagaggaagaaagcctTCAGCACGTGTATCTCCCACCTCGGGGCTGTGGCCGTGTTCTACTTTCCACTCATCAGTCTGTCCTTTGTCCACAGATTTGGGAAACGAGCTCCTCCCTATGTCCATACTCTGATTGCCAATGCCTACCTGCTGATCCCTCCTGCCATGAACCTCATCATCTACAGTGTGAAGACCAAGCAGATATGCAAGGCTGTGTGGAAAGTTCTCCATTCCGGCATGGCGAAGAGCTAGATGTGTGCTTCACTGTTTTTCTATTTGCATTGTATGAGTGAATGAAATGTTATTAGAGGGAATTATAATGTGTAGATTGATGCACGTGTTGCAAGTCTGAAAATATTGTTTCTGAGTTAAGCGAGAAGATAATGAGTTAAGGTTTAGTAATATGAACCACATCTATTTAGATCTATATGTTTTCACGAAACATTTTTTATGGTATTAGGGACATTTCATTACTGGAATATCAAGTATTTTCAGGAATTTATATAACtaatcattttgctttgtttgtcaaTGTAGAGTGTTTTTATTTAAGTAGAAGAAGAGGCATATCTACTAAATGGCTTACGTATCTCCTTATGTAAAGGAATGCATCTTCCCTTTTCAAAGTTTATTGCTGTGCTGTTTATAATAGCTAAATTAtcaaacaacctaggtgtccaacAACAGGGTGGATAAAATATGTGGTGTATATACTCAATGGACTCCCTTCTAATCATGAAGAACAAAGTTATAGCTAGTAGAAAAAGGGAtgcaactggagttataaatattaaacaaattaatctaatttcaaatgaaaaatactGTGTTTCTTTTAGTGTGGTTTCTTGGTTTTATAGAGATATAAGAAAACTCTGCATTAATACATGGCATAATAACAGAAGAAAACCTGCCAAGTAGAATAAAGGGGACTAGTAAGAACTGAAGTAGTGAGAAATGGCAGGGTAGAAAATTGTGGTGGTGATGTCCTCAGTGTGTGATATAGTCTTGTGTGAAAGCACACTCCTGTGATACAGTaccacacacatgaatatttaaaatttttatagatATAAAACATATACAGATATGTAGAAGTAAagattaaaatttatattaactAATATGGATTACCCATCACAAAATGTTTAACTCTATGAACAATtgataaatattcatatatttttccagtttctgggaaGAATTTTAGTATAAGCATTCTGTTAAAAATAGCTGTCTTACTCAACTTTAATGTATGAGTTCTTTTATAATAGTAGTGTTGTGTTTACCACTTAATAATTCTGTTCTCATGATTTTGCAACGATAATTTACATATAAGTTAATATTTGTGAAGTTTGGTGGTGAAGGTGTGAGGGCAATATAGCTGTCCTGTTTAGGACTGAGCACTCAGTCACTATTTTTAGTACTTTGATGAGTTATATATTTCCTTGCTGAATGTTACCCAGTACATAA encodes:
- the LOC127192168 gene encoding olfactory receptor 51F2-like, with the translated sequence MSTLQNSTTSSVIFLPTGVSGMEAFHTWISIPFCCLYATALSGNSLILFAIVTQPSLHEPMYYFLSMLSTTDVGLSISTLATMMGIFWFNVREISFNACLSQMFFIQLFTVMESSVLLTMAFDRYVAISNPLRYATILTDSRIAQIGVAIVTRGTVMLTPMVALLKRLSYCSSHMLHHSYCFHPDVMKLSRTDTRINSAVGLTALISTAGVDSVPILLFYVLIIRTVLSIAFPEERKKAFSTCISHLGAVAVFYFPLISLSFVHRFGKRAPPYVHTLIANAYLLIPPAMNLIIYSVKTKQICKAVWKVLHSGMAKS